The Cydia splendana chromosome 7, ilCydSple1.2, whole genome shotgun sequence genome contains the following window.
TTCTTTTTATGGGGTTATTTAAAGTCTAAAGTCTATGTCAATAAGCCCACAGCCACTCATACTttaaaagaggaaattcgacgCTGCATTGGAGAAATTCAGCCGCATCTATGCAAAATGGTCATAGAAAATTTTGACAAAAGAGTGCGTATGTGCCAGCAAAGCCTAGGAGGACATTTGCCTGACGTATTATTCCACAAATAaccctattttatgtatttcaagactttatatacaaatatattataacgaaaaaaaatgtgtttttcatcAATTTCAAATCTTGCGTCCTTTTTGGGACACCCtttattagtgttcatcacacaaataaatgcccttactgggattcgaacccaggaccattggcttcgcaggcagggtcactagccATTAGGCTAGACCGGTCGTTATCACAGATTTATCCAAGCTTCACAACAATTTGCCGATACCAAAAAGCAAGTTACCTAGTTATTCTTGCCAGGATTCAAACCCATGCTTTTGAAATTCAGACACTGATCACAGAACCGTATCTATGAAACCTGCGGTCGTATAATTGTTATAGCATTTTTTGTGATAAGTACTACAAAAATTCAAAGTCATAAAATACTCATGCGATAATATCCACGTACCTACATAGAATAACAAGTAATTTATATATAAAAGGCCTCCTAAATGTGCAGCGTCTACAGTTTCTTAACGATGTTTTAAGCTTGTTATTCGTACAATAATATACAATGCTAGTAACATTCTGGGTGGCGGTCTGCCTCGCCAGCAGTGCCGTTGTGGCTGTCTCTCTTGACAAACCATACTACGACCTGGACGACGCCGAAAATCTTTTCAAAGACTTCATTAAGCAGCATGGAAAAGTATACAATGGAAGAGAATATTTAGAAAGACTTGAAATTTTCAAGGAAAGTTTAAAAGATATAAActttcgaaatgaaaagtatcCTCTGACGGTGTTTGCAGTAAATCGCTTCTCTGATTTAACACCTGATGAGCTGGAATTATACCGTGGCATCGTGCCTTTAAGAAATGTAAcagaaaataaaactacaatgcCTTTTCACCCTAACATTGTGTCTAATGAAGTACCCGCATTTGACTGGAGAAAAGAAGGGATTATTTCACCCGTCAAGGACCAAGGAAAATGTGGCTGCGGGTATATCTTTGCTACAGTTGgtaatatttttcatattttatttatggcGAATAAAAACAAGACTAAAATAACTTAGTTGCTTCGTTAAACAATATTTTCAATTGGTCTCTTTCATGCTTTTTCGTCAAGAatcaattttattgtattttgtacTATTCTCAGAATTTAGTCTCTCCAATGACATAGATAACGCATTTTTGTActcattatatatttttgtttattcttTATTAAATATCTTTCACACTCCAGCCTGAAGTTATAAATTAGAAATAGTAACAGCTCTAAGTCTTAGTCTAAGTCTTAGAGCTGTTACAATTTCTTGCCGATTAAGCGAACAATCTATCCATGGAGTATTTATAAGTTCAGTCTGCATTGTGAAAGatattgaataaagaataaacaaaaatatataattcagTACAAAAAACTAAGAGTACGTTCGGGGCACATTTCACTTAATAAGTTTGGATTCATGATGCGTAAAGTTACCTCACCATTATGTTTAGAGTGTGATATGATTGAGGACGACCAGATATTGGTGGAATGTGTGCGGAACGAGTTTAGGAGCCGACtgaaaatataatttactaCTTTTCACAATGTTGGTGGCTGCAATAGTGCCCTGGCTTATCCATTGTCGGACGAGGCCAGAGCACTGTTCAAGCTAGTAAATATAGGCCTAAGTAATCGTAAATGAGTGTGATTGCATGTTGATTACATGGAGCAACATAATCGCTAAGCGATAAAGCTCTGTAATAAAGATTTTAAAAAATCTTTCACACTGTTCACAGCTAACGTCGAATCCAGGTATGCTATGAAGCATAGGCAGTGTCTGGCCTTCTCTGAGAGCCAGGCTCTTGACTGTTGCTCACATAACAGAGGATGTGAGGGAGGCAGCGGTATGGACATGTTGTGGGTCTTAAGGCAAGTaattttttaggattccgtatccaaagggtaaaaacgggaccctattacctgACTtcgctgttcgtctgtctgtctgtctgtctttctgtctgtcaccagactatATCTCATAAACCATGTCTACGGTATAAGGTATGAACCGTGagagctaggcagttgaaattttaacagaagatatatttctgttgccgatatggcaacaaatactaaaaacagaatataataaatatttaagtggggctcccatacaacaaacgtgatttttttgcgtaatggtacggaaccccttgtgcgcgagtccgattcacacttggccggttttctcattaaaaacaaatatttaactAATTTAGCCAAGTGTATCTCAAGCCCGTACGCCGAGTGTTCCGTACTTGATACTGCTATATATGTTATAAGGAAATTACTTTAAATTAGTGATATACTCGTCAACAGTTGTTTAACAATAACTATGTGCTTTAGGGGAAAATAATCattataaggtggtggtactagtgctcgacatgctaatgcccaatagatgacaccctgctgtcacctctcttgacaatgatttaagtttcaagatgacatgtacagGGACCGAGTCGAGCACCCGTACCAACACGTTACCTATTTTCAATACACGATTTAACATActcattatacaaaaaaaatgctCTAGTTATAGCAACAAATAGGTACGTATTAAAAACGTTTCTTCAAGCGCAAGTTGGATGAAAGGAAAATAattggccaagagcatgtcgggccatgctcaatGTAGGGTTTCATAGTTACTATTCTGTGAAAATAGACCAAACGGGGGCTATCAGTAAGCATCATGTACATTACAAGTATAAGGGAGTACCTGTGCAGCGCTTTGTACCTACTTTTTACTTCTTTTTACTAAGAatagaagattttttgcaataactcaataactactggaccgatcatgttcgctattattttaattgaaagtatttattaagcttttgtttcacgatttttttcatattttttagacccatggttcaaaagttagagggggggtggacacatatttttttttctttcggagcgattatttccgaaaatattaacaaggtttattaaaaaatgGTTTTTGGAGACCCTTATTAGTTTTGAAAGACTTATCCAACGATACCTAACACTATTGGGACTACACTCTGTCGCAATGCATGGTTTATGTATctatgccaaattgcagctttctagcgcTAACGAttacggagcaaagcctcggtcagacagacagacagatagacagacatggcgaaactataagggtttctaggtgactacgaaactcTAAAaacaatgtaggtatattatagtcGTTCGTTTTGTAGTAGGGCCCGGAACTGGTAAACCTATCTGCCGGATTCGAAGtttaacagccgtattcgaacaatgagatacgtcaaatactagatattgaaacgatatagattggatatgtcagtgtcaaacaagtgtcaaaagtgacgtttttgtttgaagaaacgtcacatttgacactgacatatataatccatatcgtttctagatctattaattgacgtatcttaaagttagaatcgggccgtttgtctattgttaagtaaatcCGCACATGCtacctaaggtaaacgtactagactagtacgtttacctttggtagtgctcgacatgctaatgcccaatagatgacaccttgctgtcacctctattgacaatgacttaagtttaaaTATGACATGTAATGgaaccgcgtcgagcaccagtacgtttaccttactacaTACTTGCAAAAAAAAGGGTCGGTCATCGGCGTATGATAATtggtagagatgcaccggatattcggttactatccggtatccggcctatccggccactattttaatatccggccggataccggatagcaACATTGCTTGATATctgagtaaacaaattggatctaagaaacagtcacgtCATAATCGTacccgtttattattttaaaacaatttaaacattccactcacttgcacgcgcactcatttcgaacccagcaatgagtccgcgcgaaagtTAACTACGAAACGGGTGAAAACCTGCACAatacgcacctgaaaaaccgaaatgtaggtatagatcCGCCGGTCAGGccaaatatccggtatccggccaaacaactatccgttgcatctctaataattGGCATCTGAGCGCGGAAAAACAATGTAAGTGCGCTCTCTGATAACGcacctttgttacgcatctcgatgacacattttagactggttctgtagcgctCGACTCGTCGgcactagagatgggtaactacccgggtaaatacccgagagcgggtatttacccggtaaatacccgatatttacctacccgcggataaatacgcgggtattttcgtttttcttctaaatttgatgtgtttaatggtatgtgagtataaataagattaatttaagtatttttttataatgttacataaaatgtatgttcaaactaattacgaaaaggttgctatgaggtgaagttcgattttaacatatcagtccaattagaaaaatcgtgtaaaatcattccctggcttccggaaatgttttaaaatgcttttaatatacattagaaagatgaaaataaagaatacttatgaatgataataaaaaaaaattgtgcagtatcccaacttgggaagcttataagtcaaacacatttagttttaggacaaaaatgtatataaccttttttgtagaaaattatgtctactttagtttgtacatacaacacttttcgatattaatgacagattccaagaaatatgaaaaagttcacttttgcccccctccccccaaccacaccccccgccgaccgaagttggaatgtgtattatcaacgtataagtacgataatttactcaagtctaaaaaaaatactcttatgacggcgtttttttaatatttatcaaaattgtactaaaaattccttagttacaactgcaactgcaactaaaccatttcattttaaatgacacacaataattacagccattaactcggtttatatctccactttaacacaaatcgacatgtgcaacaagaaatgaatctacccgtccatttgggtagatacgggtaaataccgggtagatgggtatttaccgggtatttacctgggtgggtaaattgggtaaatacccgcgacccatctttAGTCGGCACTCAGTAAAGTGACCGAACTTTTTTTTTGTGCAGGTAACGTAGCATGTGCGGTGTAACTTactataccgtaaaatggggtgagtaggcgcaaaactgacattcaaacctcgataacattttacttttacataattatgcaaatggtgtatatgtcgcagtcaaaagtgtgaactggtcaaaagaacttttaaccgacaaaaacaggcaaaactgcttttgactgagcatgttggtcaaaagtagttttacctgaaaatcattggttaatagtaattgtgactgttactatcagtcaaaagtactcgcagaaataggtaggttagggttatattttttgctacgccctaaaaacgaaactgctgccagaaataggtatgattttcagataaaactacttttgaccaacatgctcagtcaaaagcagttttgcctgttattgtcggttaaaagttcttttgaccagttcacacttttgactgcaacatatataataagtgttccggacggttgtattttagtttttattttattttgggtagttccatttcatagctttgacgataaacaggaaatcccacctcaccccgtagtcccacgtaattggggtgagatgggttttcatacaaaggtgattttggaagactgttggatcgattttttttattactatagctccattttaaattggaatacattatttttgtagcagtatccttaaaatcccatctcaccccccttttaATCCCTTCTCTCCCTATTCATAACCCAATTCTCCctgcgaaccctactcaccccattttacggtactaccTAGATAATGagttacggcgcgattcgggaaatgatttagagactcactagatatgaaatagtaaagatatgtgacgttccacggcaaaaggtaccttatggcggctgacgcttacgctattattaacgtcgctccaatattcagccggggcaatggtaccctTTGCCGTGGAAAGTCacataactttactatttcatacctatgtagtgaatctctaattcatttcccgaatcgcgccgttagccgagagcgttttcacattgtccgatccgataacGAGTTTTAgtaaatctttgaatgcagttttgtttctttttaaaaataagggATGTcttctttaagtaaaatgaaccagcttaaggatttaaggtagtttccctccagggcccggcttatctttccacactgtgtAATTAAAACCGATCgaaaaaaatgtatcgggatgacaggtGCAATGAAATGTCACGTGATCATTCCATACATTATCAGTGGGGAggcactcctgacttcggtcgaactcggctccgttcggctcagcattgctccgagcaattattagggttggcaccacttgacttccttttgcgtgcacgaccatgcacagataagataatcacttgaattttgacaaccctaaatagccgaaagggatagtgccatatattagaaagggatagcatgattcgaccctgaaccgctgtcaaacttcgggtttgtagcaagtgtcctttctgtacggtagtactattatttcttctgtgacATTATTTCACTTTCGATTGGGGTTTTCTACCATTTATAAATTGATTGTCACTTGGTTTTATTATAGTCGATGTTTTAGaccagcggttctcaatctttttttttgacggaatccttttggaaagcgaaatacttgatggaaccctacaataaaacaatagtttttagaagtgtgttttatgcatagtacaatttttcgaggcgactaaagcatagtgttctaaattcttgcggaacccctgcaggggtgtcgcggaaccctagggttccgcggaacacattTAGAGAATGGCTGTTTTAGACATTAACTGTACCATACAACTGCCTTTAACGGTTTTTAATGTTATCCAGAGATTATTATCAACAAGATATGGGATTCATGATGGAAAAAGATTATCCATATTACCCAGAAAAGCAGGCTTGTCATTATAACAAGAGCGAGGAAGTTACTAAGATACTTCCTTGGAGCATTCTACTGCCGGTTCATGATGAAGAATACTTAAAGATCTTTTTGGTAAATCGAGGACCTCCTTCTATCTGTAAGTACCACATACACTACactcataataaaaacaaacatgttctgtataacactttaaactctcgcgttttgtacacatatttaattacacaaacgggtctaccgcgatataatttcattgtttttacctttaattccgacgtttcagctgagttgcaccagctgtgcattgcagctacccgttaaagtctaatttcgggtagtttagtggtgttttattaaaattatctctgttgacatttgttgggacgtcagtctttccgtgaccacagctggtgcaactcagctgaaacgtcgaaattaaaggtaaaaacaatgaaattatatcgcggtagacccgtttgtgtaattaaaaaaacatgttctgatttaatttttcatttactAAACCTGCGAGCAACTAGCTCTTAATGTTTAAAATTCAGTAGAGAAAAAGACAGTATTTAAAATTGCATTTTGGAGCCTCCTGGTTTGAGCCGTACCTACAATTAGCAAG
Protein-coding sequences here:
- the LOC134792288 gene encoding procathepsin L-like, which codes for MLVTFWVAVCLASSAVVAVSLDKPYYDLDDAENLFKDFIKQHGKVYNGREYLERLEIFKESLKDINFRNEKYPLTVFAVNRFSDLTPDELELYRGIVPLRNVTENKTTMPFHPNIVSNEVPAFDWRKEGIISPVKDQGKCGCGYIFATVANVESRYAMKHRQCLAFSESQALDCCSHNRGCEGGSGMDMLWVLRDYYQQDMGFMMEKDYPYYPEKQACHYNKSEEVTKILPWSILLPVHDEEYLKIFLGAVDEAAAKFKLGKYANLGPLGYCSGLTDTASKKHLFFISGLSAADFKHYSGGILEPDLCTGKPLDHCVLLVGYGEEKGKKFWILKNSWGEDWGEKGYVRLVRGVNACEIGNTLLIIANIP